From Scatophagus argus isolate fScaArg1 chromosome 10, fScaArg1.pri, whole genome shotgun sequence, a single genomic window includes:
- the slka gene encoding STE20-like serine/threonine-protein kinase isoform X1, whose protein sequence is MSFFNFRKIFKLGPDKKKKQYEHVHRDVNPEEIWEIIGELGDGAFGKVFKAQNKQNGTLAAAKVIDTKTEDELEDYMVEIDILASCNHQHIVKLLDAFYFEGKLWILIEFCAGGAVDAIMLELERPLTEPQIRVVCRQTLEALIYLHENKIIHRDLKAGNILLSLDGEVKLADFGVSAKNTKTLQRRDSFIGTPYWMAPEVVMCETSKDRPYDYKADIWSLGVTLIELAQIEPPNHEMNPMRVLLKIAKSEPPTLMHPSRWSPEFKDFLRKALDKNVDNRWSSVQLLQHPFVTSVTDSKPLRELIAEAKAEVTEEIEDSKEEEEEEDEPDTPVAAPGHKRAPSDASVASSEDDKVPPTPSVLESVTEKMEVEPSEDRTSDKLSDEGLGTSEVDKTEEEKLNEVSEASNEDLVPGLIEPSKDLVSQTPAEPKTEDGQAEEIAAGPVVSQPEEPADTAHTYELITDGQETEEEQKMQEEKTVDEPTAVTEEDKEPEKVKVEEEEAVTEESTESQEQPEDTSEVPEVTQVEEESKEPDQEMPQQKVTEDTVDTADGTDVDLNTESKESNVMDTNINGDTDTRSSVDESPAEVLLEKEAIESQPEEKPEDEAPEEAEKPEQPEHDNHPREEAEVEEQEPTESTNGVKDEAKDISEDSDQMDPCKDVPVKESEEKVTCPDDHTSQDAVSVPESETDSESKNEHGSPAVIKPDVEKDSDSGSSSAADSNSLDLNLSISSFLSKSKEGGSVSIQESKRQKKTLKKTRKFMVDGVEVSVTTSKIVTDNDTKNEEMRFLRRQELRELRLLQKEEQRAQQQLSNKLQQQREQIYRRFEQETTAKKRQYDQEVENLEKKQKQTIERLEQDHTSRLRDEAKRIKADQDKELSKFQNMLKNRKKEGECAVCSPPQAVAQVMIQSFQLSSCALFNAQMQDEQEFLQKQQQELDGALKKIIQQHKVEIATIERDCLNHKQQLMRAREAAMWELEERHLQEKHQQLKQQLKDQYFLQRHQLLKRHEKEMEQMQRYNQRLVEEMKNKQTQERVRLPKIQRSEAKTRMAMFKKSLRITATATVTPEQERERIKQFASQEEKRQKNERLHQHQKHENQMRDLQLQCDSNIRELQQLQNEKCHLLIEHETQKLKELDEEHSQEIKEWREKLRPRKKALEEEFTRKLQEQEVFFKMSGESECLNPTTQSRVSKFYPIPNLHNSGS, encoded by the exons ATGTCTTTCTTCAATTTTCGGAAAATATTCAAGTTGGGGCCtgataagaagaagaagcagtaTGAACATGTACACAGAGACGTTAACCCAGAGGAAATTTGGGAAATCATCGGGGAACTGGGAGATGGAGCATTTGGGAAAGTGTTCAAG GCTCAGAACAAACAGAACGGGACCCTTGCTGCTGCCAAGGTTATTGACACGAAGACGGAGGATGAGTTGGAGGATTACATGGTAGAGATCGACATTTTAGCCTCCTGCAACCACCAGCACATCGTCAAACTGCTGGATGCTTTCTATTTCGAAGGCAAACTCTGG ATTCTGATCGAGTTCTGTGCGGGTGGTGCAGTGGATGCCATCATGCTGG AACTGGAAAGGCCCCTGACTGAGCCCCAGATCCGTGTGGTGTGTAGGCAGACCTTGGAGGCCTTAATCTACCTCCATGAGAACAAGATCATCCACAGAGATTTGAAAGCTGGGAACATTCTCCTCTCCTTGGATGGAGAAGTAAAATTGG CTGACTTTGGGGTGTCTGCTAAAAATACCAAGACGTTACAGAGAAGAGATTCTTTCATCGGCACTCCATATTG GATGGCCCCAGAGGTGGTAATGTGCGAAACTTCCAAGGACCGTCCATATGACTACAAGGCTGACATCTGGTCCCTCGGGGTAACCCTGATAGAGCTGGCGCAGATTGAGCCACCCAACCACGAGATGAATCCCATGAgagtgctgctgaaaatagcCAAGTCCGAGCCACCCACGCTCATGCATCCCTCTCGCTG GTCTCCAGAATTCAAGGACTTTCTGCGGAAAGCACTTGATAAGAATGTGGACAATAGGTGGAGCTCAGTACAGCTTCTACAG CATCCTTTTGTCACCAGTGTAACTGACAGCAAACCTCTCAGAGAGCTCATCGCTGAGGCCAAAGCTGAAGTCACAGAGGAGATTGAGGAtagcaaagaggaggaggaagaggaggatgaaccTGATACGCCTGTG GCGGCTCCTGGGCACAAGCGAGCACCATCAGATGCCAGTGTGGCCAGCTCAGAGGATGACAAAGTCCCACCAACTCCGTCTGTGCTGGAATCTGTTACAGAAAAGATGGAGGTCGAGCCTTCTGAGGATCGGACCAGTGATAAGCTCTCTGATGAAGGACTTGGAACGAGTGAGGTAGACAAGACTGAGGAGGAGAAACTCAATGAGGTGTCTGAGGCCAGTAATGAAGACCTGGTGCCTGGACTAATAGAGCCAAGCAAGGACTTGGTATCACAAACTCCTGCAGAGCCTAAAACAGAAGATGGTCAGGCTGAGGAGATTGCTGCTGGGCCTGTAGTATCACAGCCAGAGGAACCTGCAGATACAGCGCATACCTATGAACTTATAACAGATGGTcaagaaacagaagaggaacagaagatgcaagaagagaaaacagtggATGAACCTACAGCAGTAacagaagaagataaagaaCCTGAGAAGGTgaaagtagaagaagaagaagcagttaCTGAAGAATCTACAGAATCTCAGGAGCAACCTGAAGATACATCAGAAGTGCCTGAAGTGACACaagtagaagaagaaagcaaagaacCAGATCAGGAGATGCCTCAACAAAAAGTGACAGAGGACACAGTAGACACAGCTGATGGCACAGATGTAGATTTAAACACAGAAAGTAAAGAATCGAATGTAATGGACACAAACATAAATGGAGACACTGACACAAGGTCGAGTGTGGATGAGTCCCCTGCTGAGGTTTTGTTGGAGAAGGAGGCCATAGAAAGTCAGCCAGAGGAGAAACCTGAAGATGAGGCCcctgaggaggcagagaagcCCGAACAGCCTGAACATGACAATCACCCCAGAGAGGAAGCTGAAGTGGAGGAACAGGAACCAACTGAATCCACAAATGGAGTCAAAGATGAAGCCAAGGACATCTCTGAGGATTCAGACCAAATGGACCCATGTAAAGATGTGCCTGTGAAGGAAAGCGAGGAGAAAGTTACTTGTCCAGACGATCACACCTCCCAAGATGCTGTCTCGGTCCCAGAGAGTGAAACGGATTCAGAAAGTAAGAACGAGCATGGAAGTCCCGCTGTAATCAAGCCAGATGTGGAGAAGGATTCTGACTCTGGAAGcagctctgctgctgacagcaaCAGCCTTGACCTCAATCTGTCCATCTCCAGCTTCCTGTCCAAGAGCAAAGAAGGGGGATCTGTGTCTATACAG GAGTCAAAACGTCAGAAGAAGACTCTGAAGAAGACGCGTAAGTTCATGGTGGATGGTGTGGAGGTCAGCGTGACCACGTCCAAGATAGTGACAGATAACGACACCAAGAATGAAGAGATGAGATTTCTGAG GCGGCAGGAGTTGAGAGAGCTGCGCCTCCTgcagaaagaggagcagagggcacagcagcagctgagcaacaagctgcagcagcagagagagcagatcTACCGGCGCTTTGAACAGGAAACTACT GCTAAGAAGCGTCAGTATGACCAAGAAGTGGAGAATCTtgagaaaaagcagaaacagaccATTGAGCGACTGGAGCAGGATCACACCAGCCGGCTCCGAGACGAAGCCAAACGCATAAAAGCAGATCAAGACAAGGAGCTTTCCAAGTTCCAAAACATGCTGAAGAACCGTAAGAAAGAG GGCGAGTGCGCTGTGTGCTCTCCTCCGCAGGCAGTGGCCCAGGTTATGATACAGTCTTTTCAGTTGTCCTCATGCGCACTCTTCAACGCTCAGATGCAGGAT GAGCAGGAGttcctacagaagcagcagcaagagCTGGACGGAGCTCTGAAGAAAATCATCCAGCAGCATAAAGTGGAGATAGCCACTATTGAGAGAGACTGCCTCAACCACAAGCAGCAGCTGATGAGAG CTCGAGAGGCAGCCATGTGGGAGTTGGAGGAGCGCCACCTGCAGGAGAAGCACcagcagctgaagcagcagctcaaaGACCAGTACTTCCTGCAGAGACACCAGCTGCTGAAGAGGCATGAGAAA GAGATGGAGCAGATGCAGCGCTACAACCAGCGGCTGGTAGAGGAGATGAAGAACAAGCAGACTCAAGAGAGGGTTCGTCTGCCCAAGATACAGCGCAGCGAAGCCAAGACCCGCATGGCCATGTTCAAGAAGAGCCTCCGCATCACCGCCACCGCAACCGTCACcccagagcaggagagagagcgGATAAAACAG TTTGCTTCTCaggaagaaaagaggcagaagaaCGAGAGGCTGCATCAACACCAGAAACACGAGAACCAGATGAGAGatctgcagctgcagtgtgactCAAACATcagggagctgcagcagctacag AATGAGAAATGCCACCTTCTGATTGAACATGAAACTCAAAAGCTGAAGGAGCTGGACGAGGAGCACAGCCAAGAGATAAAGGAGTGGAGAGAGAAGCTGAGGCCCAGGAAGAAG gCGCTAGAGGAGGAGTTCACACGGAAGCTCCAGGAGCAGGAGGTCTTCTTCAAGATGAGTGGCGAATCCGAATGCCTTAACCCCACCACCCAGAGTCGAGTATCTAAATTCTACCCCATACCAAACCTGCACAACTCTGGTTCATAG
- the slka gene encoding STE20-like serine/threonine-protein kinase isoform X2, with protein sequence MSFFNFRKIFKLGPDKKKKQYEHVHRDVNPEEIWEIIGELGDGAFGKVFKAQNKQNGTLAAAKVIDTKTEDELEDYMVEIDILASCNHQHIVKLLDAFYFEGKLWILIEFCAGGAVDAIMLELERPLTEPQIRVVCRQTLEALIYLHENKIIHRDLKAGNILLSLDGEVKLADFGVSAKNTKTLQRRDSFIGTPYWMAPEVVMCETSKDRPYDYKADIWSLGVTLIELAQIEPPNHEMNPMRVLLKIAKSEPPTLMHPSRWSPEFKDFLRKALDKNVDNRWSSVQLLQHPFVTSVTDSKPLRELIAEAKAEVTEEIEDSKEEEEEEDEPDTPVAAPGHKRAPSDASVASSEDDKVPPTPSVLESVTEKMEVEPSEDRTSDKLSDEGLGTSEVDKTEEEKLNEVSEASNEDLVPGLIEPSKDLVSQTPAEPKTEDGQAEEIAAGPVVSQPEEPADTAHTYELITDGQETEEEQKMQEEKTVDEPTAVTEEDKEPEKVKVEEEEAVTEESTESQEQPEDTSEVPEVTQVEEESKEPDQEMPQQKVTEDTVDTADGTDVDLNTESKESNVMDTNINGDTDTRSSVDESPAEVLLEKEAIESQPEEKPEDEAPEEAEKPEQPEHDNHPREEAEVEEQEPTESTNGVKDEAKDISEDSDQMDPCKDVPVKESEEKVTCPDDHTSQDAVSVPESETDSESKNEHGSPAVIKPDVEKDSDSGSSSAADSNSLDLNLSISSFLSKSKEGGSVSIQESKRQKKTLKKTRKFMVDGVEVSVTTSKIVTDNDTKNEEMRFLRRQELRELRLLQKEEQRAQQQLSNKLQQQREQIYRRFEQETTAKKRQYDQEVENLEKKQKQTIERLEQDHTSRLRDEAKRIKADQDKELSKFQNMLKNRKKEVKQEVGQSPKHMRKELMKRLKEDLSLLKTAEEQEFLQKQQQELDGALKKIIQQHKVEIATIERDCLNHKQQLMRAREAAMWELEERHLQEKHQQLKQQLKDQYFLQRHQLLKRHEKEMEQMQRYNQRLVEEMKNKQTQERVRLPKIQRSEAKTRMAMFKKSLRITATATVTPEQERERIKQFASQEEKRQKNERLHQHQKHENQMRDLQLQCDSNIRELQQLQNEKCHLLIEHETQKLKELDEEHSQEIKEWREKLRPRKKALEEEFTRKLQEQEVFFKMSGESECLNPTTQSRVSKFYPIPNLHNSGS encoded by the exons ATGTCTTTCTTCAATTTTCGGAAAATATTCAAGTTGGGGCCtgataagaagaagaagcagtaTGAACATGTACACAGAGACGTTAACCCAGAGGAAATTTGGGAAATCATCGGGGAACTGGGAGATGGAGCATTTGGGAAAGTGTTCAAG GCTCAGAACAAACAGAACGGGACCCTTGCTGCTGCCAAGGTTATTGACACGAAGACGGAGGATGAGTTGGAGGATTACATGGTAGAGATCGACATTTTAGCCTCCTGCAACCACCAGCACATCGTCAAACTGCTGGATGCTTTCTATTTCGAAGGCAAACTCTGG ATTCTGATCGAGTTCTGTGCGGGTGGTGCAGTGGATGCCATCATGCTGG AACTGGAAAGGCCCCTGACTGAGCCCCAGATCCGTGTGGTGTGTAGGCAGACCTTGGAGGCCTTAATCTACCTCCATGAGAACAAGATCATCCACAGAGATTTGAAAGCTGGGAACATTCTCCTCTCCTTGGATGGAGAAGTAAAATTGG CTGACTTTGGGGTGTCTGCTAAAAATACCAAGACGTTACAGAGAAGAGATTCTTTCATCGGCACTCCATATTG GATGGCCCCAGAGGTGGTAATGTGCGAAACTTCCAAGGACCGTCCATATGACTACAAGGCTGACATCTGGTCCCTCGGGGTAACCCTGATAGAGCTGGCGCAGATTGAGCCACCCAACCACGAGATGAATCCCATGAgagtgctgctgaaaatagcCAAGTCCGAGCCACCCACGCTCATGCATCCCTCTCGCTG GTCTCCAGAATTCAAGGACTTTCTGCGGAAAGCACTTGATAAGAATGTGGACAATAGGTGGAGCTCAGTACAGCTTCTACAG CATCCTTTTGTCACCAGTGTAACTGACAGCAAACCTCTCAGAGAGCTCATCGCTGAGGCCAAAGCTGAAGTCACAGAGGAGATTGAGGAtagcaaagaggaggaggaagaggaggatgaaccTGATACGCCTGTG GCGGCTCCTGGGCACAAGCGAGCACCATCAGATGCCAGTGTGGCCAGCTCAGAGGATGACAAAGTCCCACCAACTCCGTCTGTGCTGGAATCTGTTACAGAAAAGATGGAGGTCGAGCCTTCTGAGGATCGGACCAGTGATAAGCTCTCTGATGAAGGACTTGGAACGAGTGAGGTAGACAAGACTGAGGAGGAGAAACTCAATGAGGTGTCTGAGGCCAGTAATGAAGACCTGGTGCCTGGACTAATAGAGCCAAGCAAGGACTTGGTATCACAAACTCCTGCAGAGCCTAAAACAGAAGATGGTCAGGCTGAGGAGATTGCTGCTGGGCCTGTAGTATCACAGCCAGAGGAACCTGCAGATACAGCGCATACCTATGAACTTATAACAGATGGTcaagaaacagaagaggaacagaagatgcaagaagagaaaacagtggATGAACCTACAGCAGTAacagaagaagataaagaaCCTGAGAAGGTgaaagtagaagaagaagaagcagttaCTGAAGAATCTACAGAATCTCAGGAGCAACCTGAAGATACATCAGAAGTGCCTGAAGTGACACaagtagaagaagaaagcaaagaacCAGATCAGGAGATGCCTCAACAAAAAGTGACAGAGGACACAGTAGACACAGCTGATGGCACAGATGTAGATTTAAACACAGAAAGTAAAGAATCGAATGTAATGGACACAAACATAAATGGAGACACTGACACAAGGTCGAGTGTGGATGAGTCCCCTGCTGAGGTTTTGTTGGAGAAGGAGGCCATAGAAAGTCAGCCAGAGGAGAAACCTGAAGATGAGGCCcctgaggaggcagagaagcCCGAACAGCCTGAACATGACAATCACCCCAGAGAGGAAGCTGAAGTGGAGGAACAGGAACCAACTGAATCCACAAATGGAGTCAAAGATGAAGCCAAGGACATCTCTGAGGATTCAGACCAAATGGACCCATGTAAAGATGTGCCTGTGAAGGAAAGCGAGGAGAAAGTTACTTGTCCAGACGATCACACCTCCCAAGATGCTGTCTCGGTCCCAGAGAGTGAAACGGATTCAGAAAGTAAGAACGAGCATGGAAGTCCCGCTGTAATCAAGCCAGATGTGGAGAAGGATTCTGACTCTGGAAGcagctctgctgctgacagcaaCAGCCTTGACCTCAATCTGTCCATCTCCAGCTTCCTGTCCAAGAGCAAAGAAGGGGGATCTGTGTCTATACAG GAGTCAAAACGTCAGAAGAAGACTCTGAAGAAGACGCGTAAGTTCATGGTGGATGGTGTGGAGGTCAGCGTGACCACGTCCAAGATAGTGACAGATAACGACACCAAGAATGAAGAGATGAGATTTCTGAG GCGGCAGGAGTTGAGAGAGCTGCGCCTCCTgcagaaagaggagcagagggcacagcagcagctgagcaacaagctgcagcagcagagagagcagatcTACCGGCGCTTTGAACAGGAAACTACT GCTAAGAAGCGTCAGTATGACCAAGAAGTGGAGAATCTtgagaaaaagcagaaacagaccATTGAGCGACTGGAGCAGGATCACACCAGCCGGCTCCGAGACGAAGCCAAACGCATAAAAGCAGATCAAGACAAGGAGCTTTCCAAGTTCCAAAACATGCTGAAGAACCGTAAGAAAGAG gttAAACAGGAAGTCGGACAGTCACCCAAACACATGAGAAAAGAGCTCATGAAACGCTTAAAGGAGGACCTATCGCTCCTTAAGACTGCAGAG GAGCAGGAGttcctacagaagcagcagcaagagCTGGACGGAGCTCTGAAGAAAATCATCCAGCAGCATAAAGTGGAGATAGCCACTATTGAGAGAGACTGCCTCAACCACAAGCAGCAGCTGATGAGAG CTCGAGAGGCAGCCATGTGGGAGTTGGAGGAGCGCCACCTGCAGGAGAAGCACcagcagctgaagcagcagctcaaaGACCAGTACTTCCTGCAGAGACACCAGCTGCTGAAGAGGCATGAGAAA GAGATGGAGCAGATGCAGCGCTACAACCAGCGGCTGGTAGAGGAGATGAAGAACAAGCAGACTCAAGAGAGGGTTCGTCTGCCCAAGATACAGCGCAGCGAAGCCAAGACCCGCATGGCCATGTTCAAGAAGAGCCTCCGCATCACCGCCACCGCAACCGTCACcccagagcaggagagagagcgGATAAAACAG TTTGCTTCTCaggaagaaaagaggcagaagaaCGAGAGGCTGCATCAACACCAGAAACACGAGAACCAGATGAGAGatctgcagctgcagtgtgactCAAACATcagggagctgcagcagctacag AATGAGAAATGCCACCTTCTGATTGAACATGAAACTCAAAAGCTGAAGGAGCTGGACGAGGAGCACAGCCAAGAGATAAAGGAGTGGAGAGAGAAGCTGAGGCCCAGGAAGAAG gCGCTAGAGGAGGAGTTCACACGGAAGCTCCAGGAGCAGGAGGTCTTCTTCAAGATGAGTGGCGAATCCGAATGCCTTAACCCCACCACCCAGAGTCGAGTATCTAAATTCTACCCCATACCAAACCTGCACAACTCTGGTTCATAG
- the slka gene encoding STE20-like serine/threonine-protein kinase isoform X3: protein MSFFNFRKIFKLGPDKKKKQYEHVHRDVNPEEIWEIIGELGDGAFGKVFKAQNKQNGTLAAAKVIDTKTEDELEDYMVEIDILASCNHQHIVKLLDAFYFEGKLWILIEFCAGGAVDAIMLELERPLTEPQIRVVCRQTLEALIYLHENKIIHRDLKAGNILLSLDGEVKLADFGVSAKNTKTLQRRDSFIGTPYWMAPEVVMCETSKDRPYDYKADIWSLGVTLIELAQIEPPNHEMNPMRVLLKIAKSEPPTLMHPSRWSPEFKDFLRKALDKNVDNRWSSVQLLQHPFVTSVTDSKPLRELIAEAKAEVTEEIEDSKEEEEEEDEPDTPVAAPGHKRAPSDASVASSEDDKVPPTPSVLESVTEKMEVEPSEDRTSDKLSDEGLGTSEVDKTEEEKLNEVSEASNEDLVPGLIEPSKDLVSQTPAEPKTEDGQAEEIAAGPVVSQPEEPADTAHTYELITDGQETEEEQKMQEEKTVDEPTAVTEEDKEPEKVKVEEEEAVTEESTESQEQPEDTSEVPEVTQVEEESKEPDQEMPQQKVTEDTVDTADGTDVDLNTESKESNVMDTNINGDTDTRSSVDESPAEVLLEKEAIESQPEEKPEDEAPEEAEKPEQPEHDNHPREEAEVEEQEPTESTNGVKDEAKDISEDSDQMDPCKDVPVKESEEKVTCPDDHTSQDAVSVPESETDSESKNEHGSPAVIKPDVEKDSDSGSSSAADSNSLDLNLSISSFLSKSKEGGSVSIQESKRQKKTLKKTRKFMVDGVEVSVTTSKIVTDNDTKNEEMRFLRRQELRELRLLQKEEQRAQQQLSNKLQQQREQIYRRFEQETTAKKRQYDQEVENLEKKQKQTIERLEQDHTSRLRDEAKRIKADQDKELSKFQNMLKNRKKEAVAQVMIQSFQLSSCALFNAQMQDEQEFLQKQQQELDGALKKIIQQHKVEIATIERDCLNHKQQLMRAREAAMWELEERHLQEKHQQLKQQLKDQYFLQRHQLLKRHEKEMEQMQRYNQRLVEEMKNKQTQERVRLPKIQRSEAKTRMAMFKKSLRITATATVTPEQERERIKQFASQEEKRQKNERLHQHQKHENQMRDLQLQCDSNIRELQQLQNEKCHLLIEHETQKLKELDEEHSQEIKEWREKLRPRKKALEEEFTRKLQEQEVFFKMSGESECLNPTTQSRVSKFYPIPNLHNSGS from the exons ATGTCTTTCTTCAATTTTCGGAAAATATTCAAGTTGGGGCCtgataagaagaagaagcagtaTGAACATGTACACAGAGACGTTAACCCAGAGGAAATTTGGGAAATCATCGGGGAACTGGGAGATGGAGCATTTGGGAAAGTGTTCAAG GCTCAGAACAAACAGAACGGGACCCTTGCTGCTGCCAAGGTTATTGACACGAAGACGGAGGATGAGTTGGAGGATTACATGGTAGAGATCGACATTTTAGCCTCCTGCAACCACCAGCACATCGTCAAACTGCTGGATGCTTTCTATTTCGAAGGCAAACTCTGG ATTCTGATCGAGTTCTGTGCGGGTGGTGCAGTGGATGCCATCATGCTGG AACTGGAAAGGCCCCTGACTGAGCCCCAGATCCGTGTGGTGTGTAGGCAGACCTTGGAGGCCTTAATCTACCTCCATGAGAACAAGATCATCCACAGAGATTTGAAAGCTGGGAACATTCTCCTCTCCTTGGATGGAGAAGTAAAATTGG CTGACTTTGGGGTGTCTGCTAAAAATACCAAGACGTTACAGAGAAGAGATTCTTTCATCGGCACTCCATATTG GATGGCCCCAGAGGTGGTAATGTGCGAAACTTCCAAGGACCGTCCATATGACTACAAGGCTGACATCTGGTCCCTCGGGGTAACCCTGATAGAGCTGGCGCAGATTGAGCCACCCAACCACGAGATGAATCCCATGAgagtgctgctgaaaatagcCAAGTCCGAGCCACCCACGCTCATGCATCCCTCTCGCTG GTCTCCAGAATTCAAGGACTTTCTGCGGAAAGCACTTGATAAGAATGTGGACAATAGGTGGAGCTCAGTACAGCTTCTACAG CATCCTTTTGTCACCAGTGTAACTGACAGCAAACCTCTCAGAGAGCTCATCGCTGAGGCCAAAGCTGAAGTCACAGAGGAGATTGAGGAtagcaaagaggaggaggaagaggaggatgaaccTGATACGCCTGTG GCGGCTCCTGGGCACAAGCGAGCACCATCAGATGCCAGTGTGGCCAGCTCAGAGGATGACAAAGTCCCACCAACTCCGTCTGTGCTGGAATCTGTTACAGAAAAGATGGAGGTCGAGCCTTCTGAGGATCGGACCAGTGATAAGCTCTCTGATGAAGGACTTGGAACGAGTGAGGTAGACAAGACTGAGGAGGAGAAACTCAATGAGGTGTCTGAGGCCAGTAATGAAGACCTGGTGCCTGGACTAATAGAGCCAAGCAAGGACTTGGTATCACAAACTCCTGCAGAGCCTAAAACAGAAGATGGTCAGGCTGAGGAGATTGCTGCTGGGCCTGTAGTATCACAGCCAGAGGAACCTGCAGATACAGCGCATACCTATGAACTTATAACAGATGGTcaagaaacagaagaggaacagaagatgcaagaagagaaaacagtggATGAACCTACAGCAGTAacagaagaagataaagaaCCTGAGAAGGTgaaagtagaagaagaagaagcagttaCTGAAGAATCTACAGAATCTCAGGAGCAACCTGAAGATACATCAGAAGTGCCTGAAGTGACACaagtagaagaagaaagcaaagaacCAGATCAGGAGATGCCTCAACAAAAAGTGACAGAGGACACAGTAGACACAGCTGATGGCACAGATGTAGATTTAAACACAGAAAGTAAAGAATCGAATGTAATGGACACAAACATAAATGGAGACACTGACACAAGGTCGAGTGTGGATGAGTCCCCTGCTGAGGTTTTGTTGGAGAAGGAGGCCATAGAAAGTCAGCCAGAGGAGAAACCTGAAGATGAGGCCcctgaggaggcagagaagcCCGAACAGCCTGAACATGACAATCACCCCAGAGAGGAAGCTGAAGTGGAGGAACAGGAACCAACTGAATCCACAAATGGAGTCAAAGATGAAGCCAAGGACATCTCTGAGGATTCAGACCAAATGGACCCATGTAAAGATGTGCCTGTGAAGGAAAGCGAGGAGAAAGTTACTTGTCCAGACGATCACACCTCCCAAGATGCTGTCTCGGTCCCAGAGAGTGAAACGGATTCAGAAAGTAAGAACGAGCATGGAAGTCCCGCTGTAATCAAGCCAGATGTGGAGAAGGATTCTGACTCTGGAAGcagctctgctgctgacagcaaCAGCCTTGACCTCAATCTGTCCATCTCCAGCTTCCTGTCCAAGAGCAAAGAAGGGGGATCTGTGTCTATACAG GAGTCAAAACGTCAGAAGAAGACTCTGAAGAAGACGCGTAAGTTCATGGTGGATGGTGTGGAGGTCAGCGTGACCACGTCCAAGATAGTGACAGATAACGACACCAAGAATGAAGAGATGAGATTTCTGAG GCGGCAGGAGTTGAGAGAGCTGCGCCTCCTgcagaaagaggagcagagggcacagcagcagctgagcaacaagctgcagcagcagagagagcagatcTACCGGCGCTTTGAACAGGAAACTACT GCTAAGAAGCGTCAGTATGACCAAGAAGTGGAGAATCTtgagaaaaagcagaaacagaccATTGAGCGACTGGAGCAGGATCACACCAGCCGGCTCCGAGACGAAGCCAAACGCATAAAAGCAGATCAAGACAAGGAGCTTTCCAAGTTCCAAAACATGCTGAAGAACCGTAAGAAAGAG GCAGTGGCCCAGGTTATGATACAGTCTTTTCAGTTGTCCTCATGCGCACTCTTCAACGCTCAGATGCAGGAT GAGCAGGAGttcctacagaagcagcagcaagagCTGGACGGAGCTCTGAAGAAAATCATCCAGCAGCATAAAGTGGAGATAGCCACTATTGAGAGAGACTGCCTCAACCACAAGCAGCAGCTGATGAGAG CTCGAGAGGCAGCCATGTGGGAGTTGGAGGAGCGCCACCTGCAGGAGAAGCACcagcagctgaagcagcagctcaaaGACCAGTACTTCCTGCAGAGACACCAGCTGCTGAAGAGGCATGAGAAA GAGATGGAGCAGATGCAGCGCTACAACCAGCGGCTGGTAGAGGAGATGAAGAACAAGCAGACTCAAGAGAGGGTTCGTCTGCCCAAGATACAGCGCAGCGAAGCCAAGACCCGCATGGCCATGTTCAAGAAGAGCCTCCGCATCACCGCCACCGCAACCGTCACcccagagcaggagagagagcgGATAAAACAG TTTGCTTCTCaggaagaaaagaggcagaagaaCGAGAGGCTGCATCAACACCAGAAACACGAGAACCAGATGAGAGatctgcagctgcagtgtgactCAAACATcagggagctgcagcagctacag AATGAGAAATGCCACCTTCTGATTGAACATGAAACTCAAAAGCTGAAGGAGCTGGACGAGGAGCACAGCCAAGAGATAAAGGAGTGGAGAGAGAAGCTGAGGCCCAGGAAGAAG gCGCTAGAGGAGGAGTTCACACGGAAGCTCCAGGAGCAGGAGGTCTTCTTCAAGATGAGTGGCGAATCCGAATGCCTTAACCCCACCACCCAGAGTCGAGTATCTAAATTCTACCCCATACCAAACCTGCACAACTCTGGTTCATAG